The following is a genomic window from Pedobacter sp. KBS0701.
GTGATAACGATTACCAGTGCAAATGGAATCACATAAAAACCAAACGTACTGTGCAAATCCCAGTTAAGTCGTTTAAACCTTGCATTCCATTTTACTGTTAAGCGTTGTCTGATGTTTTTTAGCTTTTTGGGGAGCTAGATGATAAAGCCTGTAATAATGATCACTAAGAACAGGAGGACAGAAGAGCCTACGATAAGACTTCCAATAGGTTTCTTAAATAACAGGTATTGATGAATCAGTCTGACTATACTGAAAAATTCATGTTTAAGATCAATAACACCGAGAACCTTTCCGCTAAACTGATCGATATACACATCTTTATTATATGCTACCTGACCAAGATAAAAAATTGATTTAGCTTTTTTATTGGCTTTAGAAGCTGAAAATACATAGGCGTATTGATCTGATTTTACTTCTACTCGATTAAAATTTTCATCAGCAGGAAGTGCCTTCTGCGCTTTTTCTTCTAAAATATACAAAGGCAATGGTTTACCAACTGCCTTTGTATAAACAATACCCTGATGGAAAAAATTGAACAACTCCTCTTCGAAAACGTATATACAGCCCGTAAAGGCTACAATAGTAATGATAACACCACTAATCAGGCCAAGCCACAGGTGTATTAAAGCAGCTATTTTTTTAAATTTTTTCAAGATTTTAATTGAAAGTATAACCCAGCGTAAATAAATAATTTGAAGGCGTACCCGGGAAAAGCCTTAAGTAATCGTACCCGCCAACCCAATGCGCTTTATTCGTAATATTATTCATGTTAAACTGTACTTGTACCTTACCAACATTATAATAAAGTGCAGCATTGAATAAAGTATAGCTTGGAATCGTTTGATTAAAATTCAAAGATAAAATTCTGGAATCTACATAATTTGAACCTGCACCAATCCCTAATCCTTTCAAAATACCATCACTAAAGTTATATTTTGCCCAGATGTTGGCGGTATGATGAGGTGCATTTGGTTTCTGTATACCAATTTCTGATGCAACAGGACTATCTGTAATCATTGCCTGATTATAAGAATAAGAAGCCAATATGCTCAATTGAGGAATAATGCGGCCAATAACATCGAATTCAATCCCTCTTGAACGTTCTTCGCCTACGGAACGTAAAAGATCTGGTTGGCCGGCAACATTTGCTGGATAAAGCACGTTGGTTTGTTTAATCTGGTAAATGGCTGCAGAGGCCGTTAAGTGATCATCCATCCAACTCGTTTTTGCACCAAATTCAATCATATTGCTTTTTAGAGGATCAAATGGTCCGCCGGCATTTGGGTTGGAAATGGCCGAAGCAGTTTGTGGCGTATAACCCATTACGTAAGTTCCGTAAAGGTTAATGTTTTGTGTGGCTGAGTAAACTAAACCAAATCTCGGTAGTAATGCTTTAGAATATGCTTTCGCTTCAGTCGGTTTAAGATAGTTTGCAAAATCCGTATAATATTCATATCGTAAACCCACTAAGGCTTGTAATTTACCAAATTTGATATTATCCTGTACATAACCGGCATGTAGAAAATAGTATGTTGGATCATAGGCAGCCTGGGTAAAAAAGTTTTTACTATCATCCTGCATGCGTTGTGATCCCATTACATCATTCAGGTTGAACGATGGTACATTCGGTACCAGCAAATTATTTACCACAAGGAACCGCTTGATATAATTGGTAGGATCCTTATCATAGTCTGACTTCACAAAGCTTATAGCGCCGGTATTTGCTGCATTGCGATAGTTGTTGGCCGTTAGTTGGGAAGCGCCAACCGGAAGTTTTTCACTGGCAAAATCATATCCGGCTACAATGGTTTGCTCAATTTTTCCGGTTTTTATTTTATAATTAATAAAGCCGGAGAAGTTATCAATATACCTTTTTCGGATACGGTTAAAAATTTGCATGGCAATTAGATTATCCACAGGTTTTCCGGTAGCATCTAAAGCATAGGCGTTGGCACTTCTATGTTCATACAAATCTTCACTGTATCCTGTCTTCATGTAAGAAGCTGTAAAATTCAGGTTATCACTAAAACGGTGATTTAAGGAAAGCGCAACATTATAAGTTTTCTCATTCAGCCGATCGTTTCCAGTATTTAGTGAAGTTGATTGTGGCGTAGAATACAGGTTCCCATTCCCAAAAACGGATTGACCACGATCTAAACGGCTTTTAGAATCATTGTAAACCAGGTCGAAGTTTAAACTGGTGTTTTTCGAAGGTAAGAACGTGAGTGATGGCGCAATAACCACATTTTTATCAAATTGTAAATCGCGGAATGAATTTGCATCCTCGTAACCAAAGTTTAAGCGATAAAGTAATGTACTATCTTTGTTTGCAGGTCCTGTTACATCGGCAAGAGCACGGAAAGTGTTGTAACTTCCCATTGAAAGGCTCAGTGATTTACGCGTTTCTGCCAAGGGTTTTTTGGTTACGCGGTTAATCACACCGCCGGGACTCGCATTGCCATAAAGTGCTGATGAGGGGCCTTTCAATACTTCAACACGCTCCAGGTAATTGGCCAGAGGCTGTTTCCAGAAACCAGTGCTGGTACGCATGCCATTAATTAACTGGGTATTGCTACCGCCATTAATTCTGAAACCACGGATCGTGATGTCATCATAAAATGTGAACTGATTTACACCACTGAAGTTTTTGACCACTTCACCAACCCGTACAGCACCCTGATCTGCAATTAGTTCTTTACTTGCATAAGAAACCGATTGTGGTAAATCTTTTAATAAAATTTCTGATTTACTTCCAATAAATGTGGCGGTATTTTTATAGGTTTTTTCTTTCCTGCCGGTTATTTCAACCTGTTGTAAATCTGATTTTGTTGGAGATAAGCTCACATTCAAAGTGATTTTATCACGATTCAGATTAATATTTCTGCTGGTAGTGATGTAACCAACATAGCTGAATTTAATTATCGATATGGTTTTGCTCACAGATAAATTAAAATTTCCCTTTTGATCGGTGATTGTTTTTTCATTTCCATGGTCAGCATATACGTTAACTCCAGGGATCACTTCACCGGATTCATCGGTTACTTTGCCATTAATGGTCACCACTTGCTGAGCCGAGGCAAGGGCATAAATACCCGTAAAAACAATCAGAAATAACAGTTTCTTATAAAGATTAGACATTGAAATTTGTTTGGTTTTTATTTAGACTTATTTTAAATAATGAGCAAATCTAATATATTTCTGAAATGTTACAAAAGGAAAATAAAATAATTGGAGGCTTTTATGAGTTGGGAAGATGAGTGGTCGGTAAGATATAAGATATCCAAATAGACTATTTCTTGTTTTTTTCTTCAATCCACAAGCTCATGTATTTTGTACTCAGTACCGTGTGGTGATTTAATATCTGTCCGAAAAAGTTATTTTGTCGGTGTGTAGTTAGATCTGAAGCTAATCTTTCGATTTCTTTAATGAACTGATCAGCAAAATATTTTGCTGAATATCTTTGGTTAATGATTTGTACACCGTTCTGCTGTGCATTTTGCCAGGCATTTTTATCTTGATAAAGTTTTACAGCTTCCTCGATAAAAAGCTCCAGATCATCTTCGATACCGCCATTCCAATCTAAATCACCTTTCATGGCTTCTGCACCAACAGATGTAGTTACCGACGGCGTGCCAACCCGCATGGCATCAATAAATTTACCTTTTACACCTGCGCCAAATTGAATAGGGGCAAGTAATATTCGATGTTTAGCAATGGTTTCCTTTGCATTTACAGCTCTTCCTTTAATTAAGAATTTTTCGTTTTTATTATCTAGTTGCAGCACTTTTTGCGAGGCATAAGATCCGAATATATTCAAATTTGTGCTTGGGAGCCTTTTTCTGAGCAGAGGCCAGATCCTGGTTTTTAAAACCTGAACGGTATTCCAGTTGGGCTCATGAAGGAAATTGCCAATGAAAACAAAATCTGTCCGGTCTTCAAAGGGAATCCATTTTTCGATAACTTGCTGATTGATTTCTTCTTCAAGAAATGGTAAATAATAAATCAGTGAAGGATCAATTTTGAATTGATTTTTCAGGATATCCATCTCCACTTCTGAAATGATTAAAGATAAATCGCAACGTAAAATTGAAGCAATTTCGCGCTTTGCAGTATCAGAAAACAAATCGATTTCGGTTTGCTTTTTATCGCTTTGCTGGCGGGCACTTCGCAGGCAATGTAAATCTTCAGTATCTAGAATCCTTAATGCATTGGGGCATTCCTGTTGAACCCTCCAGCCATATTGTTCTTCTACCATAAAACGGTCGAACATGACAATTTCAGGGTTTAGTGTTTTTAAAAATGAATTAAAGCTTTCATCATTCAGCTTTATTTGCTGCTCAATAACAGGAGTTTGTGTGAAATCATAACTGAAATCACTTTTTGATGCAGCGGAGGCAAAAGTGATTTCGTAACCTTTGTTCAAAAATAAATCGACCAGTTGAATCATCCGTGTTCCCGCTGCCGAAGAAGTGGGTTCGGGCCAGACTAATCCAATAATCAATAATTTTTTTACGCTTCTACTCATTTTCTACAAAATAAGCTCTTTTTTTTTGCTCCCGCAGATAAATGTGATTTTCGCGGATTAAAATCTAGATTTGCAATTATCTACTAAATCTGCGGGATATATAAACGTATCTTAAATATTCTTAATTTTGCAGCTCAATTACAAGCACCAGATGTTAGGATTAAAATTATTGACAGACCCACGTTGGGCGAATATTGCGGAATCGAATTTAGAAGAAATTTTATCTGACCATGCCTGGTGCGAACAAAAAGCGGCTACCAATGCCATTACCTTGATCACTCAAAATTCTGAACATCAGGATCTGGTAGATGAATTAACCGCCATTGCCATTGAAGAAATGCAGCATTTCCAGATGGTAATTGAAATTATAAAAAAACGGGGTTATACTTTAAGCCGTGAGCGGAAAGATGACTACGTTGGTCGTTTGGTGAAATTCAGTAAAAAAGACGGAAGCCGGAATATGGCTTTTATTGACAGGTTATTGTTTGCAGCAATGATTGAAGCCCGAAGTTGCGAACGGTTCAGGGTACTTTCGTTAAATATAAAAGATCAGGAACTCGCCAAGTTTTACCACGAACTTATGGTTTCAGAAGCAGGACATTACACGACATTTTTAAACTTTGCACGTAAATACAGTACTGATGTAGATGTAGATAAACGCTGGAAAGAATGGCTGGATTTTGAAGGGGAGTTGATTCAAAGTTTCGGAACTAAAGAAGCGATACATGGTTAGTCCGAAGTCAGATGTCCGAAAGTCGGAAGTTTTTAGCGCATAAATATACTTACTGTCTTCTGACTTCGATCTTTCCGACCTCCGACTTATGTATATTCCACAGCCAAATAACTATATCCTGATAGCTATCGATACCTTTTTTCTGGTTGTTGAGTTTTAAAAAGCGATCGAAAGCGGCATCCATATAACCGAACATATCGCCATTGTATTTGCGCCAGAATTCTTTTTCGGTTTTAAAATCGGCCAGCACCTGTGGTAGGAGTTTTGCACGAAGTGTTTTATAATCTTCTGGTGATTTCATCCTGATTTCGAATAAAATATACCGTAACATTTCGTAATTGGCAGAATATAGGTAATTCACGTCAGGACTGTTATTTGCGGTCAGGTATCCCATAAGATTAGCTTCATCTTCGTAAGCAATGCCTAATTGGTGCCCGATTTCGTGGCAGCTCACATAAGGTTTTACGAAATCTGGCAAATTCATGTTCATATTGGCTTCGCCAGAAAGCGGTGCGTAATAACCCTCGATTCCAATTTTACTGATGATCCATGAATTTAAAACCGATTTTAAACAAGGATTGGAATATCTGAATACTGAGTTTTTTTTCTCCATAAATGAGTAAGCAGCTGCAGATTTAGATTCGAGCTCATTAACCGTGTAAGCGGGCACTTTATTTTGTTTCAATTTTAAGGCATTGGTTTTATCAACGAAATAATTGCCCAGAACAACTAATTCTTTAACATTATATTTTTCGTTGCCAATCCCTAACTCTTCGCTAATGCTTGGTCGGCTATAATTTAAACCCCATACGATTTTGAAAATGATATAGAGAATTAAGAAAAAGTTTAAAATCTGTAAAGGAATAACAATTCTATCCTGCTTTTTTAGTGATTTCCGCCTTTTGTAAAATCTAACGATTTTATAAAGTACAAAGCCAATAAGTAAAACATAAATAATATCTCCAATAGCAAAAGGAAACAAAGAAGATACAAACCTCAAGGCTGAAGAAATGTAAGGATAAAAACCTGTTGAATAATATTTTTGGACAAGGGTAGGGAAGAAGCCAAAAAGGTAGATCAGCAAAGCAATGATTAAAACTGCAATGAATTTTGAATAGATAGATTTATTTTTTCGCATTTTATATTACCAGCTAAAAATAACGACTATCATCAGGATAACAAATATAAATATCGGTCTTAACAATTGTTGTTGGTTTACTTTTCTTTCGAAACCATCTTTTCTAAGCTCCCAGGAAACCATAACCTCAAAAAACGTTGTTAAGGAACTAAATATAAAATTGAGGTATCAACCATTATTATTTGGTCCGCCATTCATTTATTGATTTTCTTGCTTCATCGATTTTTTGAATTTGCGTTTCAGAAAATACCGGGCCATTTAATAAAAAATCTGAAAATTTTGTGCCATATTTTACAGCAGGCTCTTCAACTTTGTTGTCAGAAATTACATTTCTATTCTTCGCTTTTTCTTTCAATTGAGCAACAAAATCAGAAACCTCCTTCTTCATGTTTGAAGGGAGGGCTGAAATCTCCGAAAATAACTGTAAATCTGTCATTGTTAATTTCTTAAGCTAAACAAATATAACAAATCTATCTCACAAATGTCAAACGTTTTCCGATCTGATCAGTCGTAAATTTGCCATTTTGGTAAGCCAGGTTACCTGATACAAAGGTATGTGTAATACTTGCCTGGAAGGTATCTCCATCAAACGGACTCCAGCCACATTTGTAGAAATTATTAAGCCTGGTTGCTTTCCAGGAATCTTTCAGGTTAACCAAAACCAGGTCAGCCCAATATCCCTCACGGATAAAGCCACGTTTTTCAATATCGAAACAGATCGCCAGGTTATGTGCCGTTTTTTCAACAATTTTCTCTAAAGATATTTTGCCATATAAATGCATTTCTAATAATGCCGGTAAGGCATGCTGTACCAACGGGCCGCCAGATGGGGCTTGAGCGTAGGGTTGTTGCTTTTCTACTAGTGTATGTGGGGCGTGATCTGTGGCAATCACATCAATATAGTCTTCAAGAACGCCTTTAAGCACGCCTTTTTGATCGTGTTCCGTTTTTACTGCAGGATTCCATTTAATGAAATTTCCTTTTGTAGCATAATCCTTATCATTAAACCAAAGGTGATGTACACAGGCTTCAGCCGTAATTTTTTTATCCTTTAGCGGGGTAATATTATCAAATAAGGCTATTTCTTTTGCTGTAGAAATGTGCAGGATATGCAAACGCGTTTGGTAAGTTTTTGCCAGTTCTACGGCTAATGATGAAGATTTATAGCAAGCTTCTGCACTGCGGATCAGTGGATGCATTTCAATCGTGAGGTCATCGCCATATTTGGCTTTAAATTCGGCCAGGTTATGGCGGATGGTTGCTTCATCTTCGCAATGTGTAGCTACCAATATTGGTGCTTTGCTAAAGATTTTTTCTAAAGTTTTCTCGTTATCTACCAGCATATTACCAGTCGATGAACCCATGAAAACCTTAATGCCGCAAACATTCTTAGGATCGGTTTTTAAAACCTCTTCAATATTGTCGTTACTGGCCCCCATGTAAAATGAGTAATTCGCCAATGAAGTTTGGGCAGCAATTTCGTATTTATCGGCCAATAAATCCTGTGTTAAAGTATTAGGCACGGTATTGGGCATTTCCATGAAAGAGGTAATTCCTCCGGCTACAGCAGCCATACTTTCGGTAAAAATATCGGCTTTATGGGTTAATCCCGGCTCGCGGAAATGAACCTGATCGTCAATCATTCCTGGTAAAAGGTATTGTCCTTCTGCATTAATTTCCTGCGCATCAGGTGCTGATAGATTTTGGCCGATTTTGGCAATTAATCCATCTTTTATCAATACATCAGCAACAATTTTTTGTCCTTCGTTTACAATTGTCGCGGCTTTTATCAGGTAAGTATTCATGGTTTCAAAGGTAGTAATTTAGTGTTAAGTAGCGAGTATCAGGTATCAAGATTTTGATGCTGCGGTAATGGGAAATTATGTTTAATGCTACTGTTTTAGGTTAAATAAACCTGATAGTAGTGGGCACGGAGTGTAACGGAGTAAAACGGATAGCAGGGCTGCTGCGGCCGAAAAACTACTGAAATTGCTTTACTCCTGATGTTGAAAAAAAGGAGTTTGGATTCCACATCGGACTGAAAGCTTCTGCCTTATACCTTCAAACCCTCAACCTTAATCACTATCTTTGTGCGCTATGGCAAAATCGTTCGAAGAATTTAAGTTAAACAGGCAAATTTTAAATGCAGTTGCCGATGCAGGTTACACCGTTGCCACGCCGATACAGGAAAAAGCAATTGCACCAGTATTATCCGGGCAGGATATTTTTGGTATTGCCGAAACTGGTACAGGAAAAACCGCAGCGTTTGTTTTGCCGATTTTGATGCAGTTGAAATATGCCCAGGGCGATCATCCAAGGGCACTGATTTTATCTCCAACACGCGAACTAGCTATGCAGATTGCAGAGCAGGTAAAGTTGTTTTCTACTTATACCGATTTACGTTCTTTAGTTATTTTTGGTGGAATCGGTCCGAAAACACAGAAAGAGCAGATTGCAAAAGGCATTGATATCCTGATTGCTACGCCGGGAAGATTCTTAGACTTATATTTAGCTGGTGATATTAATACCCAGAGCCTAAAGTTTCTGGTATTAGATGAAGCCGATAAGATGATGGACATGGGCTTTATCGGCTCTATTCACCGGATTCTGGAGGTCGTTCCACGTAAACGTCAGAATTTGTTGTTTTCAGCAACAATGAGCGACTTAGTTCAGAAAATTGCCGGCGATTTCCTTAATAATCCGCTTGTAATTGAGGCATCTGCGCAAGCAACTCCTGCTGCAAACGTAACGCAGACTTTATATTACGTTCCGAATTTTAAAACGAAAATTAACCTGTTGCAGCATTTGTTGAAAAATGATGAGACTTTTAATCGTCTGATTATTTTCTGTAAAACCAAAACGGTTGCCGATAATATTTTCAGTTTTATTGAACGTAGGTATGGTGCTGAAAATGTTCGTGTAATCCATGCCAATAAAGGACAGAACACCAGGATTAACTCTATAAATAGTTTTAAAGAAGGTAATATCAGGGTGCTGGTGGCTACAGATGTGGCGAGTAGGGGTATTGATGTGAGTGATGTGAGCCATGTGATCAATTTCGATGTGCCTATCATTATTGAAGATTATGTACACCGTATTGGCCGTACAGGCAGGGCTTTTGCCAAAGGTGATGCAATTACCTTTGCTACTGATGCCGAAAAATATTATATCCGCAAGATCGAAAAATTGATTCGCCAATATATCCCTGTGGCCGAAATTCCGGAAGGTGTATTCATTGATGAAACCCCTTACGAGGAACGTCAGCATATTGCAAAAGAAATCGATATGCAGAAACGTAAGGAAGATCCTGATTTTAAAGGGGCTTTTCACGAGAAAAAACATGCTGCGGCAATAGAAAAAAAGGTGAGGGAGAAAGCCAAAGCAAAGGCTGGTAAACAGCTAAAGAGTTTTAAAAAAGGAAAAAAATTCGATAAGAAAAAGTAATGAACCCGACACAATTAAAATAATTATTAATTTTCTAAATAATTATTTCAATTGTCAAAGGCTCCATCTGACAATTGAAAACAAATAAATAAACACAGATGAACCTTAGGATTACACCTTTAAATATTGTAAGCGCAGCAGGACTTGGCCTGGTGGTTATAAATCTTGTTTCGGAGAAAAGTGCAGCACCACGACATGTAAACCTGGATGGTTTTTATCTCCTTATATTGGGCTGTTTAATTGTGGTAACATTTATTACAGATATGATTTTCCGCTTTACCCTAAAGGATATTAAAAGAATTTGGATTGTTGAATTGATTTTTATTGTTATTGCGGCCGTGTTAATGTTAATCTTACAAAAGGTAGTAGCGTAATTAAACCGTAAAAATATCCCAACAATGTTAGTCAGTGTAATCTACTCATCTGTGGAATCAAATTAATTAATCATCTTTGCATCCGTAAAAAAATAAACCGATAATCTTTAATCAGTGAAATCAATTTATAGGTGTTATCCACTAATCGGTGAAATCAAATTAAGAAAATGAAAAAAGCAGAAATAAAAATAACCGTTGAGTTAGATGAAGGCAATAACCCGGATAACATACTTTGGGAAAGCAC
Proteins encoded in this region:
- a CDS encoding dihydroorotase; this encodes MNTYLIKAATIVNEGQKIVADVLIKDGLIAKIGQNLSAPDAQEINAEGQYLLPGMIDDQVHFREPGLTHKADIFTESMAAVAGGITSFMEMPNTVPNTLTQDLLADKYEIAAQTSLANYSFYMGASNDNIEEVLKTDPKNVCGIKVFMGSSTGNMLVDNEKTLEKIFSKAPILVATHCEDEATIRHNLAEFKAKYGDDLTIEMHPLIRSAEACYKSSSLAVELAKTYQTRLHILHISTAKEIALFDNITPLKDKKITAEACVHHLWFNDKDYATKGNFIKWNPAVKTEHDQKGVLKGVLEDYIDVIATDHAPHTLVEKQQPYAQAPSGGPLVQHALPALLEMHLYGKISLEKIVEKTAHNLAICFDIEKRGFIREGYWADLVLVNLKDSWKATRLNNFYKCGWSPFDGDTFQASITHTFVSGNLAYQNGKFTTDQIGKRLTFVR
- a CDS encoding DUF3810 domain-containing protein, translating into MRKNKSIYSKFIAVLIIALLIYLFGFFPTLVQKYYSTGFYPYISSALRFVSSLFPFAIGDIIYVLLIGFVLYKIVRFYKRRKSLKKQDRIVIPLQILNFFLILYIIFKIVWGLNYSRPSISEELGIGNEKYNVKELVVLGNYFVDKTNALKLKQNKVPAYTVNELESKSAAAYSFMEKKNSVFRYSNPCLKSVLNSWIISKIGIEGYYAPLSGEANMNMNLPDFVKPYVSCHEIGHQLGIAYEDEANLMGYLTANNSPDVNYLYSANYEMLRYILFEIRMKSPEDYKTLRAKLLPQVLADFKTEKEFWRKYNGDMFGYMDAAFDRFLKLNNQKKGIDSYQDIVIWLWNIHKSEVGKIEVRRQ
- a CDS encoding DEAD/DEAH box helicase, translating into MAKSFEEFKLNRQILNAVADAGYTVATPIQEKAIAPVLSGQDIFGIAETGTGKTAAFVLPILMQLKYAQGDHPRALILSPTRELAMQIAEQVKLFSTYTDLRSLVIFGGIGPKTQKEQIAKGIDILIATPGRFLDLYLAGDINTQSLKFLVLDEADKMMDMGFIGSIHRILEVVPRKRQNLLFSATMSDLVQKIAGDFLNNPLVIEASAQATPAANVTQTLYYVPNFKTKINLLQHLLKNDETFNRLIIFCKTKTVADNIFSFIERRYGAENVRVIHANKGQNTRINSINSFKEGNIRVLVATDVASRGIDVSDVSHVINFDVPIIIEDYVHRIGRTGRAFAKGDAITFATDAEKYYIRKIEKLIRQYIPVAEIPEGVFIDETPYEERQHIAKEIDMQKRKEDPDFKGAFHEKKHAAAIEKKVREKAKAKAGKQLKSFKKGKKFDKKK
- a CDS encoding tRNA-(ms[2]io[6]A)-hydroxylase, with translation MLGLKLLTDPRWANIAESNLEEILSDHAWCEQKAATNAITLITQNSEHQDLVDELTAIAIEEMQHFQMVIEIIKKRGYTLSRERKDDYVGRLVKFSKKDGSRNMAFIDRLLFAAMIEARSCERFRVLSLNIKDQELAKFYHELMVSEAGHYTTFLNFARKYSTDVDVDKRWKEWLDFEGELIQSFGTKEAIHG
- a CDS encoding TonB-dependent receptor, with the protein product MSNLYKKLLFLIVFTGIYALASAQQVVTINGKVTDESGEVIPGVNVYADHGNEKTITDQKGNFNLSVSKTISIIKFSYVGYITTSRNINLNRDKITLNVSLSPTKSDLQQVEITGRKEKTYKNTATFIGSKSEILLKDLPQSVSYASKELIADQGAVRVGEVVKNFSGVNQFTFYDDITIRGFRINGGSNTQLINGMRTSTGFWKQPLANYLERVEVLKGPSSALYGNASPGGVINRVTKKPLAETRKSLSLSMGSYNTFRALADVTGPANKDSTLLYRLNFGYEDANSFRDLQFDKNVVIAPSLTFLPSKNTSLNFDLVYNDSKSRLDRGQSVFGNGNLYSTPQSTSLNTGNDRLNEKTYNVALSLNHRFSDNLNFTASYMKTGYSEDLYEHRSANAYALDATGKPVDNLIAMQIFNRIRKRYIDNFSGFINYKIKTGKIEQTIVAGYDFASEKLPVGASQLTANNYRNAANTGAISFVKSDYDKDPTNYIKRFLVVNNLLVPNVPSFNLNDVMGSQRMQDDSKNFFTQAAYDPTYYFLHAGYVQDNIKFGKLQALVGLRYEYYTDFANYLKPTEAKAYSKALLPRFGLVYSATQNINLYGTYVMGYTPQTASAISNPNAGGPFDPLKSNMIEFGAKTSWMDDHLTASAAIYQIKQTNVLYPANVAGQPDLLRSVGEERSRGIEFDVIGRIIPQLSILASYSYNQAMITDSPVASEIGIQKPNAPHHTANIWAKYNFSDGILKGLGIGAGSNYVDSRILSLNFNQTIPSYTLFNAALYYNVGKVQVQFNMNNITNKAHWVGGYDYLRLFPGTPSNYLFTLGYTFN
- a CDS encoding glycosyltransferase, with the protein product MSRSVKKLLIIGLVWPEPTSSAAGTRMIQLVDLFLNKGYEITFASAASKSDFSYDFTQTPVIEQQIKLNDESFNSFLKTLNPEIVMFDRFMVEEQYGWRVQQECPNALRILDTEDLHCLRSARQQSDKKQTEIDLFSDTAKREIASILRCDLSLIISEVEMDILKNQFKIDPSLIYYLPFLEEEINQQVIEKWIPFEDRTDFVFIGNFLHEPNWNTVQVLKTRIWPLLRKRLPSTNLNIFGSYASQKVLQLDNKNEKFLIKGRAVNAKETIAKHRILLAPIQFGAGVKGKFIDAMRVGTPSVTTSVGAEAMKGDLDWNGGIEDDLELFIEEAVKLYQDKNAWQNAQQNGVQIINQRYSAKYFADQFIKEIERLASDLTTHRQNNFFGQILNHHTVLSTKYMSLWIEEKNKK